From Pseudarthrobacter equi, a single genomic window includes:
- a CDS encoding GNAT family N-acetyltransferase, whose translation MVTVRPAEEGDLPGILETDRQSGRNPSGTAALAAALADPDRLVVVAESAGEVVGWGKTHYWDYPDGPAPAGHYLGGVTVRPSQRRRGVGAALTAARLQWIWDRTPDAWYVVNAGNTASIGMHSSWGFVEVARAARFHTTTFDGGTGLLLRAHRPGRGLAQEPASRRRAL comes from the coding sequence ATGGTTACGGTGCGTCCGGCGGAAGAAGGGGACCTGCCCGGCATCCTCGAGACCGACCGGCAAAGCGGCCGGAACCCTTCGGGGACCGCGGCCCTGGCCGCTGCGCTGGCAGACCCGGACCGGCTCGTGGTGGTCGCGGAATCCGCGGGAGAGGTGGTCGGGTGGGGCAAGACCCACTACTGGGACTATCCGGACGGCCCCGCACCCGCCGGCCACTACCTTGGCGGCGTGACGGTCCGGCCGTCACAGCGCCGCCGCGGCGTGGGTGCCGCCCTCACGGCGGCCCGGCTCCAGTGGATCTGGGACCGCACCCCGGATGCCTGGTACGTGGTCAATGCCGGAAACACTGCCTCGATCGGCATGCACAGCTCCTGGGGCTTCGTCGAAGTGGCCCGCGCTGCGCGGTTTCACACCACCACGTTCGACGGCGGCACGGGACTTCTCCTGCGCGCGCACCGGCCCGGGCGGGGACTCGCGCAGGAACCGGCCTCCCGTCGTCGTGCTTTGTGA